One segment of Longimicrobium sp. DNA contains the following:
- a CDS encoding DUF6986 family protein, whose amino-acid sequence MTPSVSAADLEAAAARLRPANLEFAARYPGETSARQPVHTVYAGAQFFRHDSAVEHGRLALRALQEYAPTAGEFAGALGLPADDLAKALYARVVDKLTREPVEDFRLDFEDGYGSRPDAEEDETAVTTAREMARGMDAGTLPAYVGLRLKPLNEELRGRAARTADLFLTTLLQASGGRLPAGFVLTVPKVTIPEQAAFFSDVLDLLEPRLGLAEGALKFELMVEVPQAVIGADGRSPLPGFLAAARGRLTGAHFGTYDYTSGVGITAAYQGMRHKACDFARYTMQVAFAGTGIWLSDGSTAVLPVPAHEGDALTPGQARENRDAVHRAWRMHFEDVQHSLVHGFYQGWDLHPAQLPTRYAAVFAFFLAGRDAAAARLRGFLAKAAQAGDSFDDPHAGQGLLNYFLRGIACGAFDEAEVRERTGLSADDLASRSFHHIIGHH is encoded by the coding sequence GTGACGCCCTCGGTCTCCGCCGCCGACCTGGAGGCCGCCGCGGCCCGGCTGCGGCCCGCGAACCTGGAGTTCGCCGCGCGCTACCCGGGCGAGACGAGCGCCCGCCAGCCGGTGCACACCGTCTACGCGGGCGCCCAGTTCTTCCGCCACGACAGCGCGGTGGAGCACGGGCGGCTCGCGCTGCGTGCGCTGCAGGAGTACGCGCCCACCGCGGGCGAGTTCGCGGGCGCGCTGGGGCTGCCCGCGGACGATCTCGCGAAGGCGCTGTACGCGCGCGTGGTCGACAAGCTGACGCGCGAACCAGTGGAGGACTTCCGGCTGGATTTCGAGGACGGCTACGGCAGCCGCCCGGACGCCGAGGAGGACGAGACCGCCGTCACGACCGCACGCGAGATGGCCCGCGGGATGGATGCGGGGACGCTCCCGGCGTACGTCGGCCTGCGCCTGAAGCCGCTGAACGAGGAGCTGCGCGGCCGCGCCGCCCGCACGGCCGACCTGTTCCTGACCACGCTGCTGCAGGCGAGCGGAGGACGGCTCCCCGCGGGCTTCGTGCTGACGGTGCCTAAGGTGACCATCCCCGAGCAGGCGGCGTTCTTCAGCGACGTGCTGGACCTGTTGGAGCCGCGCCTGGGGTTGGCGGAGGGGGCGCTGAAGTTCGAGTTGATGGTAGAGGTGCCGCAGGCCGTCATCGGCGCGGACGGGCGCAGTCCGCTTCCCGGCTTTCTGGCGGCGGCGCGCGGACGGCTGACCGGGGCGCATTTTGGCACGTACGACTACACGTCGGGCGTGGGGATCACCGCCGCGTACCAGGGGATGCGCCACAAGGCGTGCGATTTTGCGCGCTACACAATGCAGGTGGCGTTCGCCGGCACCGGGATCTGGCTTTCGGATGGATCCACCGCCGTGCTCCCCGTCCCCGCGCACGAAGGCGATGCGCTCACGCCCGGGCAGGCCCGCGAGAACCGCGACGCCGTGCACCGCGCCTGGCGGATGCACTTCGAAGACGTGCAGCACTCGCTGGTGCACGGCTTCTACCAGGGGTGGGACCTTCACCCCGCACAGCTGCCGACGCGCTACGCCGCGGTGTTCGCCTTCTTCCTCGCTGGGCGCGATGCCGCCGCGGCGCGCCTGCGCGGGTTCCTGGCGAAAGCCGCCCAAGCAGGCGACAGCTTCGACGATCCGCACGCCGGCCAGGGCCTGCTCAACTACTTTCTGCGCGGCATCGCCTGCGGCGCGTTCGACGAGGCGGAGGTCAGGGAGCGCACCGGCCTCTCCGCGG
- a CDS encoding nucleoside deaminase — MTIPPIQINYPDWVESLIDWNRRYTSDEDKMRLAIEVSRQNVVRQTGGPFGAAIFERDTGALVAVGMNSVVRLNNCTLHGEMVAFMMAQARLGSFTLRSDDGPVYELVTSCEPCAMCLGATLWSGVRRVLCGAHRDDARRLNFEEGPVFPESHEYLEARGIEIVHGVLREEANAVLELYRTSKGIIYNG; from the coding sequence ATGACCATCCCGCCCATCCAGATCAACTATCCCGACTGGGTAGAGTCCCTGATCGACTGGAACCGCCGCTACACGTCGGACGAAGACAAGATGCGGCTCGCCATCGAGGTGTCGCGGCAGAACGTCGTGCGGCAGACGGGCGGGCCCTTCGGCGCGGCCATCTTCGAGCGGGACACGGGCGCGCTGGTGGCCGTGGGGATGAACAGCGTGGTGCGCCTGAACAACTGCACGCTTCATGGCGAGATGGTGGCGTTCATGATGGCGCAGGCGCGGCTGGGGTCGTTCACGCTGCGCTCCGACGACGGGCCCGTGTACGAGTTGGTGACCTCGTGCGAGCCGTGCGCCATGTGCCTGGGCGCCACGCTGTGGAGCGGCGTCCGCCGCGTGCTCTGCGGGGCCCATCGGGACGACGCGCGACGCCTGAACTTCGAGGAGGGCCCCGTCTTCCCCGAATCGCACGAGTACCTGGAGGCGCGCGGCATCGAGATCGTCCACGGCGTGCTGCGCGAAGAGGCCAATGCCGTGCTCGAGCTCTACCGCACGAGCAAGGGCATCATCTACAACGGATGA
- a CDS encoding xanthine dehydrogenase family protein molybdopterin-binding subunit → MTPAVGRSVSRKDGMAKTLGTAKYIDDLRFPGMLYGRTIRATIPKGRVRAIHLDFDPAGFTIVDHRDIPGPQCNFVALIEADQPFLVSDEINHVAEPILLLAHEDRDALLAAEVRIEYDEAEPVLDPEQSPTVFKHLRIRKGDTDAAMATADVIVEGTYRTGHQEHVYIETNGVIAVPENNGITVYGSMQCPYYVHKALKALLVLPDERVRVVQTETGGGFGGKEEYPNILAGHASLLARKSGRPVKMVYDRVEDMIATTKRHPSIIRHRTGVMKDGRLVAMEIDVLMDGGAYVTLSPVVLSRGCIHAAGPYRCDHTRIDGRAVMTNTPPNGAFRGFGAPQTQFATEVHMDRIAETLGMDPVALRELNALRPGDTSATGQVMGEDCSAVEALRAGVERSDYHRKRAEYAGSNRGIGLSLFFHGSGFTGSGEIYLASKATLEATETGARIRVASVEMGQGTRTMHAQIVADALGIPYENVEIVQPDTHQVPDSGPTVASRTCMVVGKILQRCAEEMRERLGEMTPGEYLREHGPLSITRQFEKPEEISWDDTEYTGDAYAAYGWGCDVAEVELDPVTYEVKPLHLTIVHEIGKAIHPSMVVGQIEGGSAQGVGWALNENVVMKNGGMANPTLTNYTIPTTLDAPRMDVIVLENPSGYGPFGAKGVGEMPIDGPAPAVVNAIRHLGLDVRSIPAIPETIMEVACASR, encoded by the coding sequence ATGACCCCAGCCGTCGGCCGGAGCGTATCGCGCAAGGATGGAATGGCCAAGACCCTGGGCACGGCCAAGTACATCGACGACCTGCGCTTTCCGGGAATGCTGTACGGCCGGACCATCCGCGCCACCATCCCGAAGGGGCGGGTGCGCGCCATCCACCTGGACTTCGACCCGGCCGGGTTCACCATCGTCGACCATCGCGACATTCCCGGCCCGCAGTGCAACTTCGTCGCGCTGATCGAGGCCGACCAGCCGTTCCTGGTGTCGGACGAAATCAACCACGTGGCCGAGCCCATCCTGCTGCTGGCCCACGAGGATCGCGACGCGCTGCTCGCCGCCGAAGTGCGCATCGAATACGACGAGGCCGAGCCCGTGCTGGACCCCGAGCAGTCGCCCACCGTCTTCAAGCACCTGCGCATCCGCAAGGGCGACACGGATGCGGCGATGGCGACGGCGGACGTCATCGTAGAGGGCACCTACCGCACCGGCCACCAGGAGCACGTCTACATCGAGACCAACGGCGTGATCGCCGTCCCCGAGAACAACGGGATCACGGTCTACGGCTCCATGCAGTGCCCGTACTACGTGCACAAGGCGCTCAAGGCCCTGCTGGTGCTCCCCGACGAGCGCGTGCGCGTGGTGCAGACGGAGACGGGCGGCGGCTTCGGCGGCAAGGAGGAATATCCCAACATCCTGGCGGGCCACGCGTCGCTCCTCGCCCGGAAGTCGGGCAGGCCGGTGAAGATGGTGTACGACCGGGTGGAAGACATGATCGCCACCACCAAGCGGCACCCATCCATCATCCGCCATCGCACGGGGGTGATGAAGGACGGGCGGCTGGTGGCCATGGAGATCGACGTGCTGATGGACGGCGGCGCGTACGTCACGCTGAGCCCCGTCGTCCTCTCCCGCGGATGCATCCACGCCGCCGGGCCGTACCGCTGCGACCACACGCGGATCGATGGACGTGCGGTGATGACCAACACGCCGCCGAACGGCGCCTTCCGCGGCTTCGGCGCGCCACAGACGCAGTTCGCCACGGAAGTACACATGGACCGCATCGCCGAGACGCTGGGGATGGACCCCGTGGCGCTCCGCGAGCTGAACGCGCTGCGCCCCGGCGACACCAGCGCGACAGGCCAGGTGATGGGCGAGGACTGCAGCGCGGTGGAGGCCCTGCGCGCCGGGGTGGAACGGTCCGACTACCACCGCAAGCGCGCCGAGTACGCGGGATCGAACCGGGGCATCGGCCTGTCGCTGTTCTTCCACGGCTCCGGGTTCACCGGCAGCGGCGAGATCTACCTGGCGTCGAAAGCGACGCTCGAGGCCACGGAGACGGGCGCCCGCATCCGCGTGGCCAGCGTGGAGATGGGCCAGGGCACGCGCACCATGCACGCGCAGATCGTCGCCGACGCGCTGGGCATTCCGTATGAGAACGTTGAGATCGTACAGCCCGACACGCACCAGGTGCCCGACAGCGGACCTACGGTGGCGTCGCGCACCTGCATGGTGGTCGGCAAGATCCTGCAGCGTTGCGCCGAGGAGATGCGCGAGCGGCTGGGCGAGATGACGCCCGGCGAGTACCTGCGCGAACATGGGCCGCTGTCCATCACCCGCCAGTTCGAAAAGCCCGAGGAAATCTCCTGGGACGACACCGAGTACACGGGCGACGCCTACGCCGCGTACGGCTGGGGATGCGACGTGGCCGAGGTGGAGCTGGACCCCGTCACGTACGAGGTGAAGCCGCTGCACCTGACCATCGTGCACGAGATCGGCAAGGCCATCCACCCGTCCATGGTGGTCGGGCAGATCGAGGGCGGCTCGGCGCAGGGCGTGGGCTGGGCGCTGAACGAGAACGTGGTGATGAAGAACGGCGGCATGGCCAACCCCACGCTGACCAACTACACCATCC